The genomic region GGCTTTATAAATTTCTCCAGCGGAAGGTTCGTCGTTTAACTGAATGCAAAGTCTACCTATGTGATTGAAGATCGTATCGTTTACGAGATTGTCGCCTGCGGCTTCGATCGTACGATTAAATCCGGATCTGATAAGATTCAAAACATTTTCTTTATATTCAGAAAATCTAAATAGTTCGAACAATCCATTGAAACAGGAAGAATCCACGTCGTCATCGACTTCTCGATTCAATTCTTTTTCGACAGCAGTGAAGACGATCTGAGCGGATTCCGAATCTCCCAGCGCGGCAATCAAATCATAACGCGGCGAAAGTTTACCGAAAGGAGATAGAAAAAAATCGCGGAGTGTTTTGAGCGATTGAGCATCTGTCAGACTTTCTTGGATCGCTCTGCGATACGCCTTTTCCTGAGCCTCTTCGATCAATCGGTAAGTCGGCTCATATACCTTCCAGTGTTTCATTACATCACCGAATTCTCTTTCCCGTGAATAAAAGAGTACTTCGATATCGTGAAAACTTTGAATGAAACTTTCCGAACGATTCTTCGCTTTCTCCAACAATAGCTTTGTTTCGTTATGAAACTGTGCGACGTTTTCCATAATCGCATTTCTTTATGTGATCGGAATCGAGTCTACTTGAATACAAAGAAGGAATCGACATTTTTGAAAGCATACATGCATTCTTTTGAAACAAAACTATAAACCCAGTCAGGATCTTCTTCGGAAATCAAGATTCTTCTTTTCTTCACTTCCTGTTTCGAATCCAATTTCGCACTGAGATTCTGTACAAAGGACCTCCTCCATTCTATTTGGAAGTCCTTTGTTCTCAAAAAAATGCGATTCTGATTATCCTCTCCACTTGAGAGAGTTTTCCAGCTTCCAACTTTTATATCCTAAAAGTCGGGAAGTCGGCGCGATGATAAAAGCCAAAACCTTTTGTACGGAAATCGGAGGCGACGCGAGGTAGGTATCTCCGTAAAAGCTCGAAACCAACATCGCTTGTAAGAAGAATTCAAGGTTAGTGCGAGGCTCTTGTTTTTCGGTTAGGAATCCGTGAAACTGAGTTATAAATAAAGCCCACTGAGCCGGGGGATTGACTCGAACGATTCCCACGAATTCACGATCTTCTCGATTGAACGGTCGATGCGGAGTTCCCTTTGGCACCGTATGAGACTCACCCGGCCGGAGATAAAATTCCTTCCCGTCCATCCACAAGGTCAACGCACCTTTCAATACGGTAAAGGTTTCATCGTAATTCGAATGAATGTGAGCTTCGGGAATCGCTCCCCCCGGTTCGAGATGCAACTCGACTTCCGCATAACGCCCGTTTGTCTCTCGATCCGTCTTTAGGACGGTATAACGTTCCTTTGCAAATCGATTCACCATCGTATCTCCCACGATCGGATAGGCCTCTTCCACAACCGATTGTTCCGGAAAAAGATAGAGGTGTAGAATGTTTCCTACGAGAACGTATCCAATGAACACGATGATTCCGAAAGAAAACACTTTCAAAAATTTCTTCAAATTCCAACTCCAAATTTTCGATCGGTTCTCGATCGACTCTGATTTGGAATATCGTATCTCTTTTTGATTTTAAATTCAATTACCTGGAGGTAATATAGGCAAAGTTTTGGATTTTTAGAGAATGACCTTTTTACCAAAAATAGGAAAAGGATTTCGATTCTCAGAAAGAAATGGCCGGTTTTTCAAAAGGACTTCCGCTGTCTCGAACTCGATAAGAATCGGATTTTCATCGCTTAACAAAATACGAGCGATGTTGGAAGCATTCTTCGTTTTGGATCAATAAGCGACTAATTCTGAAATGTCCGAATCAGCAGAAAGCAAATCTTTCATCCTATCTTCCGTGAAACGGTTCGAAGGAACCCAAGTATAAATTCGAGTCGAACGAACATTGACTTCGTAAGGATGTCCGCTCGAAGTGGGCAACACATCAAACATAAGAATTCCTTTATATTTTATACAAATCGTCACCGGCACAAAACCGGATTTGTTAAGCTGATCCGATTTCGGATCCGGGTCCGGAATGTTCGAGGATCGATCTATTTGATTAACGAAATTCTCCAAATGACTGCAGGTTATGATTCTATCCCTGAGTTCTGGGTTCTCCAGAAGATAAGGCCCAAGTCCCTTGTCGCTAAACATAAAGTCGTAGGCGGAAAGGCCTTCCGTTGAAAATTCGTCCCCCTTTAGCGTTGCGATCAGCTTTTCCAAAACGGGATTGATTTTTATGACTACGTTCTCCCAGTTCACAACCATCGTAGGAGAAGTTGTGACTGCGTCGATTTGTTTCAGCAAAAGAGAATCGAAGACACTGTTTGATTGTTCGTCTTCGACGATTTCAAAGTCGGGAGAAAAACCGGCGGCGAGAAATAAGATACTTTGAAACGGATAGGATATTTCCAAAGCATCGGTCAACTTCTTTACGATTTCCCTTCCCGGTAAGGCGCGACCCGATTCCAAAAAACTAAGGTGTTTCGTCGAAATGTCCGCATCCAAGGCGAGATCCAACTGACTTTTTTTCTTTGCGTTTCTGACCGTTTTTAAAGTGTTCCCGAATGTATTCGACATTGGCTCTTCCTTATTGTGGATTCAATTTTTCCCAGCGGAACTATGAATTCGTTTTTGAACGAGAATCAGTTTTCTAATCCGATATACAAACTCTGTTCCCATCCTCATCCTTTGTCAATGTTCTTAAAGGATCCTATTTCGAAAAAGTAAAACGATGAAGATTTTTCGAATCGATTACAAAAGCCGATTCTCCGGAACCGGACAAAAACATCGTGATCGGGTTCATCGCTTGCGGAAGTGAGATTCTTTTTTTCTCCAAAAATTCCGAGTCCCTTTTCACAATCTTAAATCCGCCCGTTAAAAAATCCAAAGTATATAAATTTCCGGATAGATCGGTTCCGATCTGATAGTGAACATTCGTATCATAAGTGCTTGAATCCAAGGTCTTCCATCCCAACGTATCCAAATCGAATCTGAGAATTCTTCCCAACTGATTGAACTCTTCGTCAAAGTCTGCTAGGTGATAGTAGAGATGGCCTGCGTTGTCCGTCTCCAAGGAGAAGACATCGCTGATAAAAAAGGTGTTGAATACGTTCTCGTAGGGCTGATTCGTTCCACCTTCAATGGGCGCATAACGGATTCCCGCACTGGATAGATCTCCCGAAATAAAATCGTTGTAAATTTTGGATTCGGAAACCGCAATCTGCGGAGAAAAAAACGCGTTCGAATTTTCTATTTCTCGAGAAGTGAACGTTGAAAAATCCGTTTTCACCTTGAGAAGAACTGTTTTTTGAAAATCGAAATTTTTCGCTGATACGTATAAAAAATCCCGATCCAATTCAAGATCCAATCCTAAAATCGATAACCCCGCGAAATTAGGAAGCGGAAAGACTCCAAGATGAGCT from Leptospira stimsonii harbors:
- a CDS encoding helix-turn-helix transcriptional regulator — encoded protein: MSNTFGNTLKTVRNAKKKSQLDLALDADISTKHLSFLESGRALPGREIVKKLTDALEISYPFQSILFLAAGFSPDFEIVEDEQSNSVFDSLLLKQIDAVTTSPTMVVNWENVVIKINPVLEKLIATLKGDEFSTEGLSAYDFMFSDKGLGPYLLENPELRDRIITCSHLENFVNQIDRSSNIPDPDPKSDQLNKSGFVPVTICIKYKGILMFDVLPTSSGHPYEVNVRSTRIYTWVPSNRFTEDRMKDLLSADSDISELVAY
- a CDS encoding cupin domain-containing protein, with the translated sequence MFSFGIIVFIGYVLVGNILHLYLFPEQSVVEEAYPIVGDTMVNRFAKERYTVLKTDRETNGRYAEVELHLEPGGAIPEAHIHSNYDETFTVLKGALTLWMDGKEFYLRPGESHTVPKGTPHRPFNREDREFVGIVRVNPPAQWALFITQFHGFLTEKQEPRTNLEFFLQAMLVSSFYGDTYLASPPISVQKVLAFIIAPTSRLLGYKSWKLENSLKWRG